The Trypanosoma brucei brucei TREU927 chromosome 9, whole genome shotgun sequence genome includes a window with the following:
- a CDS encoding hypothetical protein, conserved (possible EB1 microtubule plus-end capping protein (curated by B. Wickstead, Univ. of Oxford)), with the protein MDHRNTHGLVNIVPSRGTRTELLAWLNDLMPHVTASGYEVPRLRKVEHCGNGVPYVLLLPQMLPFVHPALIARAKVPARHDFEAVSNLKLMADALQKNGIPPPEVLVDDVDKLIKGAFQANLQLLQWFRGLGDVLMPQNGRGEYSGETGYQRQPRYRHCDASEDASLISEQSQHSTSVGTNDDKPAASRAVLPSRGDAPGLKRGSPRTTSVCCSGKLTPSTEPPVIQGPAAVSTSTLHTAPVDGIKKSPISRRTSTPVDRSRVTTPAGARRLLDTNSTGPRGATQQSPTMRGRSNPRHSLPGKEGSGFRPRTAFAGEAAAAVEDKQTPPLSTSESTTDDKDMTPMGEATTTKSGAVGPNIVRRGRDQPMIPPKTNNAGSSSGVLSGSGDISERTCRPGGTTPVRTAVRSRNSLSGVVNPSNVRERCAVDPHASVEMIVSPLMSKNASGKLLQSVSAATPSMSAGMSRSGSRGESSSEGDSAVAAAALLKATRERQFYYDKLRQVEAIVLPLVDESSTDRSTRTLVTALLDVLYAAE; encoded by the coding sequence ATGGACCATCGCAATACCCATGGGCTGGTGAACATTGTTCCATCACGTGGAACGCGTACCGAGCTTCTTGCGTGGCTTAATGACCTTATGCCTCACGTGACGGCCTCAGGCTATGAAGTGCCTCGATTGCGCAAAGTGGAGCACTGCGGCAATGGTGTGCCATACGTGCTGTTGCTTCCGCAGATGCTTCCGTTCGTGCATCCAGCTCTTATAGCAAGAGCTAAGGTACCCGCAAGACATGACTTTGAAGCAGTGTCGAACCTGAAGCTCATGGCTGATGCTCTACAGAAGAACGGCATTCCGCCCCCTGAGGTGCTTGTGGACGATGTGGATAAGCTTATAAAAGGTGCATTCCAGGCCAACCTGCAGCTCTTGCAGTGGTTCCGTGGCCTTGGTGATGTGCTTATGCCGCAGAACGGTCGGGGGGAGTACAGTGGTGAGACGGGATATCAGCGGCAACCAAGGTATCGCCACTGCGATGCTTCAGAGGATGCGTCACTGATCTCTGAGCAGAGCCAGCATAGCACCTCTGTCGGCACCAACGACGATAAACCGGCAGCTTCCCGCGCAGTGTTACCGTCTCGCGGGGATGCCCCCGGGCTGAAGAGGGGATCTCCACGAACGACTTCTGTGTGTTGCTCGGGCAAGTTAACGCCATCCACTGAGCCTCCCGTCATTCAAGGTCCTGCTGCTGTGAGCACTTCCACACTTCACACTGCACCAGTGGATGGTATAAAGAAGTCTCCCATATCCAGACGGACGTCCACCCCTGTGGATAGGTCAAGGGTCACAACCCCTGCCGGGGCGCGGCGGCTTCTGGACACGAACAGTACCGGCCCACGTGGAGCTACGCAACAGTCCCCCACGATGCGCGGCCGCTCGAATCCCCGCCACTCACTACcagggaaagagggaagtggGTTTCGCCCCCGTACCGCGTTTGCGGGcgaggcagcggcagccgTAGAGGACAAGCAGACACCGCCGTTATCGACGAGTGAATCCACCACCGATGACAAGGATATGACTCCGATGGGAGAAGCTACAACAACCAAGTCAGGCGCTGTGGGGCCCAACATTGTGCGCAGGGGCCGTGACCAACCGATGATACCGCCTAAGACTAATAATGCAGGTAGCAGTTCTGGTGTTCTTAGTGGTAGCGGCGACATCTCCGAACGCACGTGCCGGCCTGGTGGTACTACCCCTGTGAGGACCGCGGTAAGGAGCAGAAACTCCCTTTCCGGTGTGGTGAATCCTTCAAATGTGAGGGAACGGTGTGCGGTTGACCCCCATGCTTCAGTGGAGATGATAGTATCACCCCTGATGTCGAAAAATGCGTCAGGGAAGCTTCTGCAATCGGTGTCGGCGGCAACACCTTCCATGTCAGCGGGAATGTCACGCTCAGGGAGCCGCGGGGAAAGCAGCAGCGAGGGTGACTCCGCggtggcagcagcagcattgCTTAAAGCCACTAGAGAGCGACAGTTTTACTACGACAAGTTGAGGCAGGTGGAGGCTATTGTTTTACCTCTAGTCGATGAGTCATCCACAGACCGCTCGACGCGTACATTGGTGACCGCATTGTTGGATGTATTGTACGCTGCAGAGTAA